A genomic window from Pirellulales bacterium includes:
- a CDS encoding acyl carrier protein, translated as MANEELFNKIRTALVDALGVDEEEVTPEATLVGDLGAESIDFLDIVFRLEKAFDIKIPRGELFPEDILTSTEYVQQGKLSAEGLAQLKKRMPFANLDEFSKNPVVKNFVNQLTVQDMARYVESKVATTA; from the coding sequence ATGGCCAATGAAGAGCTGTTCAACAAGATCCGCACGGCGCTAGTCGACGCACTGGGTGTCGACGAAGAAGAGGTCACCCCCGAGGCTACGTTGGTCGGCGATTTGGGTGCCGAGTCGATCGATTTCCTCGATATCGTGTTCCGCCTGGAGAAGGCCTTCGACATCAAGATACCACGCGGCGAGTTGTTTCCTGAGGACATCCTCACTAGCACGGAATACGTGCAGCAAGGGAAGCTCAGCGCCGAAGGGCTCGCCCAGCTCAAGAAGCGGATGCCGTTCGCCAACCTGGACGAGTTCTCGAAGAATCCGGTCGTGAAGAACTTCGTCAATCAATTGACCGTGCAGGATATGGCGCGCTACGTCGAGTCGAAGGTCGCCACCACGGCCTGA
- a CDS encoding 3-hydroxyacyl-ACP dehydratase FabZ family protein, giving the protein MRWIWIDKFIEFESGKRARAIKNLSLAEEHLHDHFPGAPMMPNSLIIEGLAQTGGLLVGEVHAFEKKVILAKIPKATFHFPAVPGDTLVYTAVIEDVRDDGGVVSCTSHVGDRLQGEAELFFAHLAEDGRGRTLFEPKNFVFTLKLLGVFDVGAGPDGRPIAEPPGLARLRASNGVGGLSSLE; this is encoded by the coding sequence ATGCGCTGGATCTGGATCGACAAATTCATCGAGTTCGAGAGCGGCAAGCGGGCCCGCGCGATCAAGAATCTGTCGCTGGCAGAAGAGCATCTGCACGACCACTTTCCGGGCGCGCCCATGATGCCCAACTCGTTGATCATCGAGGGGCTGGCGCAGACCGGCGGCCTGTTAGTGGGCGAGGTACATGCCTTCGAGAAGAAGGTCATCCTGGCCAAGATCCCCAAGGCGACGTTCCATTTTCCGGCCGTACCGGGCGACACGCTGGTCTACACGGCCGTCATTGAGGACGTGCGCGACGACGGCGGCGTGGTCTCTTGCACCAGTCACGTCGGGGATCGTCTGCAAGGCGAAGCCGAGCTGTTCTTCGCACACCTGGCCGAAGATGGACGCGGCCGGACACTGTTCGAGCCCAAGAATTTCGTGTTTACTTTGAAACTATTGGGGGTGTTCGACGTGGGAGCCGGCCCTGATGGGCGTCCCATCGCCGAGCCGCCGGGCTTGGCGCGCTTGCGTGCCAGCAATGGTGTCGGCGGACTGTCCAGTCTGGAATAA
- a CDS encoding Hsp20/alpha crystallin family protein has translation MVRWRNGNVHPFSQFRGEVDRLVGDLLGSATAAAPRAWAAVRAFPAVNVWEEAEQLFAEAELPGLKTEDVDVSVSGDELTIRGRRQEASPETAQFHRRERGVGEFSRTLRLPYDVDAERVEATLRDGVLLIKLPKAESARARKVEVKTGG, from the coding sequence ATGGTTCGCTGGCGCAATGGCAACGTACATCCTTTTTCACAGTTTCGTGGCGAAGTCGATCGCCTGGTCGGCGATCTACTGGGTTCGGCGACGGCCGCGGCGCCCCGTGCCTGGGCTGCGGTGCGTGCATTTCCGGCGGTCAACGTTTGGGAAGAGGCCGAACAACTCTTTGCCGAGGCCGAACTGCCAGGCCTGAAAACAGAAGACGTCGATGTTTCTGTTTCAGGAGACGAGTTGACGATTCGCGGTCGCCGCCAAGAAGCGAGCCCGGAAACCGCTCAGTTTCATCGGCGCGAGCGCGGAGTGGGCGAATTCTCGCGCACTTTGCGGCTTCCCTACGATGTCGACGCCGAACGCGTCGAAGCAACGCTCCGCGATGGCGTGTTGCTGATCAAGCTCCCGAAGGCCGAGTCGGCCCGTGCGCGCAAGGTCGAGGTGAAGACAGGCGGCTAA
- a CDS encoding SDR family NAD(P)-dependent oxidoreductase, which yields MRLANRTALVTGGSRGIGRACVRELAAEGAKVAFVYHKNHDAAVALTEELAEKGFDVRGVQADVADAEHAHKIVERLLGDWSQLDILVNSAGVIRDGLFATIDAEQWNLVINTNLNGTYNYCHAVVRSMMSQRRGSIINISSVAAEFGSKGQVNYAASKGAIDALTRTLAKELASRKVRVNAVAPGMIETDMSEMVRGLAGDRLQEIIPLRRVGQPEEVAGVVTFLASDAASYITGQVLRVDGGLSLGSY from the coding sequence ATGCGACTTGCCAACCGCACAGCTCTGGTCACCGGCGGAAGCCGTGGAATTGGCCGGGCTTGCGTGCGCGAGCTTGCCGCTGAGGGGGCCAAAGTGGCCTTCGTTTATCACAAGAATCATGACGCCGCGGTGGCCCTGACCGAAGAGTTGGCGGAAAAGGGATTTGACGTGCGCGGGGTGCAGGCCGACGTGGCCGATGCCGAACATGCTCATAAAATCGTCGAGCGGTTGCTCGGCGACTGGTCGCAACTGGACATCTTGGTGAATTCAGCCGGCGTCATTCGCGACGGATTGTTCGCCACAATCGACGCCGAGCAATGGAATCTGGTAATCAACACGAACTTGAACGGCACCTACAACTATTGCCACGCGGTGGTACGGTCGATGATGTCGCAACGACGCGGCAGCATTATCAATATTTCGAGCGTAGCCGCCGAGTTCGGTTCCAAAGGCCAGGTGAACTATGCCGCTAGCAAGGGAGCTATCGACGCGCTCACCCGCACGCTGGCCAAGGAATTGGCCTCGCGGAAAGTGCGCGTCAACGCCGTGGCGCCCGGCATGATCGAAACCGACATGAGCGAAATGGTACGCGGGCTGGCAGGCGACCGTTTGCAGGAAATCATACCCCTGCGACGCGTTGGACAGCCGGAAGAAGTCGCGGGTGTGGTGACATTTCTGGCCAGCGACGCTGCCAGCTATATCACCGGTCAGGTGCTGCGCGTTGATGGGGGACTAAGCCTAGGGAGCTACTGA
- the fabF gene encoding beta-ketoacyl-ACP synthase II, which translates to MRRRVVVTGIGCVTPLGTDIDTLWQNLRNGASGIGPTTLFDARNFPTQISAEVRNWDVSAVGEDPERWKYQGRHTHFAVGAAKQAVTASGVLDSSLDPTRFGIYLGSGEGQQDFNRFTQMMMSAIEGDSLDIAKFTESGLEILNPLSELEQEPNMPAGHLASMFDAQGPNLNCLTACAASSQAIGEAVEIIRRGEADVMLSGGTHSMIHPFGVTGFNLLTALSTHNDEPTRASRPFDRNRDGFVLGEGAGMVVLEELEHAQRRGAPIFGEVVGYGSTADAYRITDTHPEGRGAAKCLRMALDDAQLNLDDIDYINAHGTSTEVNDKVETLAIKRVFGDQAYKIPVSSTKSMMGHLIAAAGATEFIICLLAIRDNVLPPTINYETPDPECDLDYIANAARDIGCDSAASNSFGFGGQNITLIASRFAG; encoded by the coding sequence ATGAGACGCAGAGTCGTGGTCACGGGCATCGGATGTGTCACGCCGCTGGGGACCGACATCGATACCCTGTGGCAGAATCTACGCAACGGCGCTTCCGGCATCGGGCCAACAACGCTATTCGACGCCCGCAATTTCCCCACACAAATTTCGGCCGAGGTCCGCAACTGGGACGTGTCGGCCGTCGGCGAGGACCCGGAACGCTGGAAATACCAGGGTCGGCACACGCACTTTGCGGTCGGCGCGGCCAAGCAAGCGGTCACGGCGTCGGGCGTGCTCGATTCGTCGCTGGATCCCACGCGCTTCGGCATTTATCTCGGCAGCGGCGAAGGGCAGCAAGACTTCAACCGCTTTACACAGATGATGATGAGCGCCATCGAAGGAGACTCGCTCGACATCGCCAAGTTCACCGAGTCGGGGCTGGAGATTCTCAATCCACTCAGCGAGCTGGAACAAGAGCCCAACATGCCGGCCGGGCATTTGGCCAGCATGTTCGACGCGCAGGGACCAAACCTGAATTGCCTCACGGCCTGCGCGGCCAGCAGCCAGGCCATTGGCGAAGCGGTCGAGATTATTCGTCGTGGCGAGGCCGACGTCATGCTGTCGGGCGGAACACACAGCATGATCCACCCGTTCGGCGTCACTGGCTTCAACCTGCTGACGGCACTGAGCACGCACAATGACGAGCCGACCAGGGCCTCGCGCCCGTTCGACAGAAACCGTGACGGATTCGTGTTGGGGGAAGGAGCCGGCATGGTCGTGCTGGAAGAGTTGGAACATGCGCAGCGCCGCGGCGCGCCGATCTTCGGCGAGGTCGTGGGCTACGGATCAACGGCCGATGCCTATCGCATCACGGACACGCATCCCGAAGGCCGCGGCGCCGCCAAGTGCCTGCGGATGGCGCTGGACGACGCGCAGCTGAACCTCGACGACATCGATTACATCAACGCCCACGGCACGAGCACCGAGGTCAATGACAAGGTCGAGACATTGGCCATCAAGCGCGTCTTTGGCGACCAGGCCTACAAGATTCCGGTGTCGAGCACCAAGAGCATGATGGGGCACCTGATCGCCGCGGCGGGAGCCACGGAATTCATCATCTGCCTGTTGGCAATCCGCGACAACGTGCTGCCGCCGACGATCAATTACGAGACGCCCGATCCCGAATGCGACCTGGATTACATCGCCAACGCGGCGCGCGACATCGGTTGCGATTCGGCCGCTTCGAACAGCTTCGGCTTCGGCGGACAGAACATCACGCTAATCGCGTCACGGTTCGCCGGGTAA
- a CDS encoding parallel beta-helix domain-containing protein, producing MRALAFFTATLLGLSALVTGCTQQPGAKKTAANVTRVDAGHDAQKRAQTALINAKPGAVIEFGEGKFDFDATLSLEDVSDVTIRGQGPDKTILSFANQQQGTGGEGLRVKCPENIAIEDLAVEDAKGDAVKVQDTKKIAFRRVRTEWTGGAKETNGAYGVYPVLCSDVLIEDCVAIGASDAGIYVGQSENIIVRRNRVEKNVAGIEIENSVNADVYENTATDNTGGILVFSLPDLPKKDGRSCRVFNNTVVSNNHDNFAPKGNIVATVPPGTGMMIMANDQVELFDNKVETNKSTGLLIVSYLINQKPIKDDKYDPYCESIYIHDNKFANNGDSPAGDLGGILGKILGTPFPDIMYDGIRDEKKLVDGELPEAKRIRISNNGDAKFVNFDGGALNAAAVFANKKPNIDRELKSYEGALSALSPVSIAGVK from the coding sequence GTGCGCGCACTCGCATTTTTTACCGCCACTCTGCTCGGCTTGTCGGCGTTGGTAACCGGCTGCACTCAGCAGCCCGGCGCAAAGAAAACCGCCGCAAATGTCACGCGTGTCGACGCGGGTCATGACGCTCAGAAACGTGCGCAAACGGCGCTCATCAACGCCAAGCCCGGCGCGGTGATCGAATTCGGCGAAGGCAAGTTCGATTTCGACGCCACGCTCTCGTTGGAAGACGTCAGCGACGTCACCATTCGCGGGCAGGGTCCCGATAAGACGATTCTTAGCTTCGCCAACCAACAGCAAGGGACTGGCGGCGAAGGGCTGCGGGTTAAGTGCCCTGAGAATATTGCGATCGAAGACCTGGCCGTCGAAGACGCCAAGGGGGACGCCGTCAAAGTTCAGGACACCAAGAAGATCGCCTTTCGCCGGGTACGCACGGAATGGACCGGTGGCGCTAAGGAAACCAATGGCGCCTACGGAGTTTATCCGGTGCTTTGCTCGGACGTGTTGATCGAAGATTGCGTTGCGATCGGCGCCTCTGATGCCGGCATCTATGTCGGCCAGTCAGAGAATATCATCGTTCGCCGCAATCGAGTCGAGAAGAACGTGGCCGGCATCGAGATCGAGAACTCGGTCAATGCCGACGTCTATGAGAACACGGCCACCGACAACACGGGCGGCATCCTGGTCTTTTCGCTGCCGGATCTGCCCAAGAAGGACGGCCGCAGCTGCCGCGTGTTCAACAACACGGTGGTCAGCAACAACCACGACAACTTTGCCCCCAAGGGAAACATCGTGGCCACGGTCCCGCCGGGCACCGGCATGATGATCATGGCCAACGACCAGGTCGAACTGTTCGATAACAAGGTCGAAACCAACAAGAGCACGGGGCTGCTGATCGTCAGCTACTTGATCAATCAGAAGCCGATCAAGGACGACAAGTACGATCCTTACTGCGAGTCGATTTACATCCACGACAACAAATTCGCCAATAACGGCGACAGTCCTGCCGGCGACCTGGGCGGCATCCTGGGCAAGATCCTGGGAACGCCGTTTCCGGACATCATGTACGACGGGATTCGCGACGAAAAGAAACTTGTCGATGGCGAGTTGCCCGAGGCCAAGCGGATTCGGATTAGCAACAACGGCGATGCCAAGTTTGTGAACTTCGACGGCGGCGCGTTGAACGCGGCCGCGGTCTTTGCCAACAAGAAACCGAACATCGACCGCGAGTTGAAGTCGTACGAAGGCGCGTTATCGGCGTTGTCGCCCGTCTCTATCGCCGGCGTGAAGTGA
- a CDS encoding 3-hydroxyacyl-ACP dehydratase FabZ family protein: MRFTLVDRIVELTPGERITALKNLSMAEEYLADHFPGFPVMPGVLMLEAMTQASAWLIRASEDFAHSTVVLKEARNVKYANFVQPGQTLTITAEIIDQDERQTRLKAAGTVDGNATVSARLVLERYNLADERPDRQIADDVVKLKMRELFSLLHQPQASAA, encoded by the coding sequence ATGCGCTTTACTCTCGTCGATCGGATTGTGGAACTGACGCCCGGTGAACGGATCACCGCGCTCAAGAACCTGTCGATGGCAGAAGAGTACCTGGCCGACCACTTTCCCGGTTTTCCGGTGATGCCAGGCGTGTTGATGCTCGAAGCCATGACTCAGGCCAGCGCCTGGTTGATTCGCGCGAGCGAAGATTTTGCCCACAGCACCGTGGTGCTGAAAGAGGCGCGCAATGTGAAATATGCCAATTTCGTGCAACCTGGTCAGACCCTGACCATAACGGCCGAGATTATCGACCAGGACGAGCGCCAGACGCGACTGAAGGCCGCGGGCACCGTAGACGGAAACGCGACGGTTTCGGCGCGACTCGTGCTGGAACGCTACAACCTGGCCGATGAACGCCCCGATCGCCAGATCGCCGACGATGTCGTAAAGCTGAAAATGCGCGAGCTTTTTTCGTTGTTACATCAGCCACAGGCGTCGGCTGCCTGA
- a CDS encoding Hsp20/alpha crystallin family protein: MTTETTLQKEAHESDVETTRNGQVYRPHVDILEMPDELVVVTDLPGAHGSEVDIQFDDGELSVRAPVQERQANGVRYLLREFGVGEFYRTFRVSEQIDASRIAAEFANGVLTLHLPKVAAVKPRKITVSG, encoded by the coding sequence ATGACAACCGAAACCACTCTGCAGAAAGAAGCGCACGAGTCGGATGTGGAAACGACCCGCAACGGCCAGGTCTACCGGCCGCACGTCGATATTCTGGAAATGCCCGACGAACTGGTCGTCGTAACCGATTTGCCGGGCGCGCACGGTTCCGAGGTCGATATTCAATTCGACGACGGCGAGCTAAGCGTCCGCGCGCCGGTACAAGAACGGCAAGCAAACGGCGTGCGGTACCTATTGCGCGAGTTCGGCGTGGGAGAGTTCTACCGCACGTTTCGGGTGAGCGAGCAAATCGACGCCAGTCGCATTGCGGCGGAATTCGCCAATGGCGTGCTGACGTTGCACCTGCCCAAGGTCGCTGCCGTGAAACCGCGCAAGATTACCGTGAGCGGTTAA
- a CDS encoding SO2930 family diheme c-type cytochrome codes for MPVHRCCRFSRTRVRWLALLLLASGCGTGTSVPQPADAPPEKLSAYGLFVGNGATQQPVEGVIPYDLNSALFSDYTTKYRFVKLPAGKSATYSADEAFDFPVGTLIAKTFAYPVDARRPELGQRLLETRILAHQADGWVGLPYIWNAEQTEATLDVAGTTINSGWIDAAGNERTNNYIVPNANQCKGCHKQGETMLPLGPKARHLNRDFAYTHGSENQLAYWTRKGALVGAPAPDKAPRLAAWDDPASGTLDARARAWLEINCAHCHNPLGPARNSGLDLMASQANPTAYGILKPPVAAGRGSGGLAYDIVPGKPEESILAFRIGSIDAGIMMPELGKRLIHQEGLALVRDWIAAMSELGKEPREGAGGQ; via the coding sequence GTGCCTGTACACCGCTGCTGTCGTTTCTCCCGCACACGCGTGCGCTGGCTGGCGTTGCTGCTATTAGCGAGCGGCTGTGGCACGGGTACGTCCGTGCCACAGCCTGCCGACGCTCCGCCCGAAAAGCTCTCGGCCTACGGTTTATTCGTCGGCAACGGTGCCACGCAGCAGCCGGTCGAGGGCGTGATCCCCTATGACTTGAATTCGGCGCTGTTTTCGGACTACACGACCAAATATCGGTTCGTCAAATTGCCGGCCGGCAAGAGCGCGACGTACAGCGCGGACGAAGCCTTCGATTTTCCAGTCGGCACGCTGATCGCTAAGACTTTTGCTTACCCGGTCGACGCGCGGCGACCTGAATTGGGCCAGCGATTGTTGGAAACGCGCATTCTGGCGCATCAAGCCGACGGTTGGGTAGGCCTGCCCTATATCTGGAATGCGGAACAGACCGAAGCCACGCTGGATGTGGCCGGCACCACGATCAACTCTGGTTGGATCGATGCCGCCGGCAACGAGCGTACGAACAATTACATCGTGCCCAATGCCAATCAGTGCAAGGGCTGCCACAAGCAAGGCGAGACCATGTTGCCGCTGGGCCCGAAGGCGCGGCACCTGAATCGCGATTTCGCCTACACTCATGGCAGCGAGAACCAGCTTGCCTATTGGACCCGCAAAGGGGCGCTCGTAGGTGCTCCGGCTCCTGACAAGGCACCGCGGCTGGCTGCCTGGGACGATCCCGCTAGCGGCACGCTCGACGCGCGGGCCCGCGCCTGGCTGGAAATCAACTGCGCCCACTGCCACAATCCACTCGGGCCGGCGCGGAATTCGGGACTCGACCTGATGGCCTCGCAGGCGAACCCCACGGCCTATGGAATTCTCAAGCCGCCGGTGGCCGCCGGACGGGGCTCGGGCGGCTTGGCGTACGATATCGTACCGGGCAAACCTGAAGAATCGATCCTGGCGTTTCGCATCGGCTCGATCGACGCGGGCATTATGATGCCGGAATTGGGCAAACGGCTCATCCACCAAGAGGGCTTGGCCCTGGTGCGAGACTGGATCGCCGCCATGTCCGAGTTGGGCAAGGAACCGCGCGAGGGGGCCGGCGGACAGTAA
- a CDS encoding metallophosphoesterase — MVASIEYIEGVIATYNKATKANLDTPSREGNVVVLSSEVGDDVMITADLHGNRRNFNAIKRIADLEHHPRRHLIMQEVCHGGPTYPTNNGDMSHGMLEDVAKLKAAYPQRFHFLLSNHELAELTDYPILKAKKMLNLMFRLGLQEMYGAATEKVREAYTEFLRSCPLAVRLPGGVFICHSLPEQVDLRGFDATIFKRPLGALDLKEQGEVFRLVWGRDYRPDNAKAFAKKVSATTLIHGHEPCPAGYAVPNDMQIILDCCGENATYMLVPLDKQFNHADLVARIQKLV; from the coding sequence ATGGTCGCGAGCATCGAATACATCGAAGGCGTCATCGCCACTTACAACAAGGCGACAAAAGCCAATCTGGACACGCCTTCGCGCGAAGGGAACGTCGTTGTCTTGTCGTCCGAAGTCGGCGACGACGTGATGATCACGGCCGATCTGCACGGCAATCGGCGGAATTTCAACGCTATCAAGCGCATCGCCGACTTGGAGCATCATCCGCGGCGGCACCTGATCATGCAGGAGGTCTGCCACGGCGGCCCCACCTATCCGACCAACAATGGCGATATGTCCCACGGCATGCTGGAGGACGTCGCCAAGCTGAAGGCGGCCTATCCGCAGCGATTTCATTTTCTGCTGTCGAACCACGAACTGGCAGAGCTGACCGACTATCCGATCCTCAAAGCGAAGAAGATGCTGAATCTGATGTTTCGCTTGGGGCTGCAGGAGATGTACGGCGCCGCGACGGAGAAAGTGCGCGAGGCCTACACTGAATTTCTGCGCAGTTGCCCGCTCGCCGTGCGTCTGCCCGGCGGCGTGTTCATCTGCCACAGCCTGCCCGAGCAGGTCGATTTGCGCGGCTTCGATGCTACGATCTTCAAGCGACCGTTGGGCGCACTGGATTTGAAGGAGCAGGGAGAAGTATTCCGCCTGGTGTGGGGGCGCGACTACCGCCCGGATAATGCCAAGGCGTTCGCCAAGAAGGTCAGCGCCACGACGCTGATTCACGGCCACGAGCCCTGCCCGGCGGGCTACGCGGTGCCGAATGACATGCAGATCATCCTGGACTGCTGCGGCGAAAACGCCACGTACATGCTGGTGCCGCTCGACAAACAGTTCAACCACGCGGATCTGGTGGCTCGGATTCAAAAGCTAGTCTAG